The Triticum aestivum cultivar Chinese Spring chromosome 5A, IWGSC CS RefSeq v2.1, whole genome shotgun sequence genomic sequence TCTCCTAACTCCTAAGAGGAAAAACTAACTGATGAGTGATGACAAAAAGGCAAGCGTAGGCTAATCACCAAACAATAACAAGTTTATTAGCTTCCCAACGATAAATGGAGCATCTTATCACCAAAAGAGAGAAACTGTATATGGACTATGATCCCAGGAATCCAGGATACGTTATGATCCCAGCAATCCTGGATAGTTTATGAACCCGGGAACCCAGGATACTTTGTGATCCCAGCAATCCTGGATGGATAGGTTATGAACCCAGGAATCCAGGACTGAGGATACTATGCAAAGTTGCAACCACCAGGATTGCTGCAATAGAGTGCAATTTCAGTGTTCGCTTTAAAGTGGAAAGAGGAAAATTCCTCAGTATGGTCAGCAAGTTTCCAAAAACACAGTGAATATCATCTTAAATTGGGATAGTTACCATTTCTGACATATGGCCTACTTCATCTAACCCCTTACACAAAGCTAACTAAGCTGAAGATTGAACAAAAGGGGTCAATTTCTTTCGAATTGTTACCTGGAAACCCACTCAAGGTCAATGACATTAGTTAAGCATATGGGATCTAATGGCTCTGCACTAGTACTACAAATTAGGGAGCTCTGAATCTGTGATGCAATTTCGTTGCAGTTTATCCCATATTTCAGTGTGCAAGCAAGCTACCAAAAAATCTAAATCAGGCAAACTGGCAGAGGAACCAAAAGCCGCAGATGTTATCTACAATCAGCTATATTTTGCCTCTAATCTCTGATGATTGGGAGGCATGAAATTAGTAAGATAAATTGGCATCCTCATCATCGGTCTCTCACCTGAATTATCCCCTTGATCCTCCAGGCCCCCCTGGTGTGCACCACGATCTGCGCGTCGTCCGGGTTGTGCGAGGAGACCTCCATCCGGACCTCCTCGGAGGCGACGTTGTGGTCGGTGGAGAGGCGCTCGGCGACGGCCACCCCGCCGCCGACGACGCGGCGGCCGAGGACGGCGCGGGAGTCGCCGAGGTTGGCGACGTAGAGCGTGTCCCCCGCGATGGCCCCGAGCAGGCAGCAGGAGCCGACGGCGGCCATCCGCGGGCGCTTGGGCCAGGCCTGGCGGACCTCGTGCAGGAAGTCCTCCTCCGCCGCGCCGAACGCCCTCCGGATCGCCTCCGCGGTCACGCCCCCCTGCTCCCTGGCGAAGCCTGCCGAGACAAGACAAGACGCGCAGGAAAATCAGCACCGCGCGCACGAGCATACAGAGAAACCGGGAGAAACTCAAATCGAcggaaggggaaggggaaggaagAGAGAAGAGCGTACGTACGTTGGACGTGGGGGAAGAGGGCGGAGCGGAGGAAGCGGGAGGCGTCGGGGCCGCCGTGGCCGTCGTAGACGCCGACGAGCGtggcggagggggaggcgagcaccTGCGCCTGGTCCTCCATGACGAGGTTGGCCTGCGCGGCGGCCATGGAGAACTCCCCCGCCGCGTGCGGCCGCAGCTCCGTCTGCCAGAGcatgccgtccgccgccgccgcgcccggcggcCAGTGCCCGCAGCACCTCGCCACAGCCCTCAGCATCCTCCTTCACCACCAACTAGACAAAAATCTCCGGAATAGAGATCCGAACTCTGCCCCTCGCTCCCCGTAGTCGTCGTCTCGTCTCTCTGGTAACGAATGAATGAATGGGGACGGGACGAAATGGAAATGGAAgtggaatgggaatgggaatgggaatgggggGCTTGGGTGGGCGAGGGGTGGGTTAAGTAATAACGCCGGGCGGGCGAGGGGGACGGGGAAAGCGCGTGGGTGTGTGGGGCGAGGGGGTCTACGGTGGTTATCCCGTGCGCTGTCGCGTCGTAggattggatggatggatggatggatggatggtttGACTTGTCTCCTCCCGCCTTTCCTTTCCCCGGTGCGTCTTCTGGAATCTGTTGGTTTCCGACAGGTGGGCTCCCGCGTGCATCACTAATCGACTGACTATCGGCGGTGATAGGTCGTCGCCGCTATCTATCACATCTCAGCCTAATTATAACGGGGTGTCATAAACAATCCCTGCTGCAAGCAGCGGCGCGTCACGGCTTGCCCGTTGATGCTCTCCGAGTTTGCAGAGGTGGGCCCGGAGACCTGGCACGGCACGCAACGGGGGCGTGAGCGTGAGCGTGACCGTGGGTGACGAGGTGGCGACCACGACGACAAGAATGACTGGATCGAGGTAGATAAGTACGTACCGGTATAACAGGAATACGGGGAGATCCGGTCAAAAAAATAACAGGAAAACGGGAGGCGGTGCGGCATTGAGGAGGGAGCGGCCGGCCAGCTGCCTACGTACGCACGTAAAGAGATGATGGAAAGCAACCAACTCCGTTGAAAAGAAGTGAGCGGCGGCGAGTGTGCAGCAGGCGCCGCACGGGAATCATAACTTTGTTTGTTTCTAGTGGCCGTTTCTGGAACAAGAAAGGGCACGCTACTCTACTTGGAAAAAACCTTGTCGCGTGGAGGTGCACCCTACTTTTTTACCTCGGCTAAAGAGAGCACAAGTTGGCCTTGGCGAAGCCGGTCCGTGCACGCTCGGTGTCAGTGGTTCGGTCTTCCTCTCACCGAACGCAGGAGGTGCGTGGGAACGGAGCGGGTCCAacagtgtgtgtgcgtgtgtcgtGCGCCCGCGGGATCGGAGGAACGACGTGCGCCCGGTCCGTCGCTACGTTCGCCGTCCCGGGCAAAGTTTCAGAATATCAGGGAATGAAAACGACGCTTCCGGAAAGTCCTCGAGGTCGACCATGCTTTTGCTATTGCTTCGCTTTGCTGCCGGCGCCCGTGCCACGCCCGTTCGACCGGGAGGGCGCTGTCCGGTCCGGTGGCCGTGCCCCCGCCGACCGCCGCGCCGCTTCACACGGGAGAGGCTCGCGCACGAGTCTGAACGTGGCTCAGTGGACACCGGTGACAAAAGCGGCGCTTTGGAGTACTCCTTTGTTATCTCCAGCTAGCCGGGCAAAGCAGGTGCTAAAAATAGTCAGGTTTATCGATCTGGGTTCAAACCGTAACGTACTCTCCTGTACAGGAAATCATCTGAGTACATCACACTCGGATGCGTCTGGATGCCCTCAAGGTTTTCATTTTTCTAGTGGTACTGACTTGGAGTTGAGGCAGCGCACGCGACAGGGACGCCGCGAGGTGGAGACGGACGAACGGTGCCACGTGGTTATcctatctctactattaaagaacAATCTGCcgtcgtcgtgatggttcgaccaacATCCCTCTCCCTGCTATCGTCAGAAAAAATAGCCACGATCAAAACCACCCACGATGGAAAAAACAGAGCACGCACAAAAAGATCGCAGAAGCAGTCCACGTTCCCTCGAAGCAAGCCTTGCTTCGCACaattgaaaaaaaaaagaaacaaccACGACCCACTACCGTCCCACGTCCCACATATCCTCTCCCAGTTTCCCCTACCTCTCGCTCCTGATCCATCCTCTCTCTCGATCTCGTGAGAAaaatcgccgccgccgtcccccaCACTCGTGTGCAAGTGCAACTGCCCATCTGCATCGCCGTCCGACGCCCTTGTACGACCTGCTTGCCTCTGCCACCGCAACAGCCGTCGGTTCCATGGACTACGCCGCCGACAACTTAGGAGGTTGACCCCTGTGGGGAAGCTGGCGGGAGGCCAACGCCGTCGAGGCGCTCGCCGCCGtgtccgccgccacgaggcgcgGGAATTCGGCAGCTTGCTGGCAGGGCCAGGGCTATCGGGTAGGAGAGCGACGCTTTCCAGAGCCTCACCGGTGAGCCCGTGTATTGCACCAGCGCCGCTGTATTGGGCGCGTTGGGAAGATCTTGGCGGCCCTTACCGTGTTCTTCCCGGTCGACGAGGAGGCCCGGCGCTACACTGCCTCCCCGACATCTCTCAAGACCCTCGTCTCGGTGCTCTCCCACGGTGACCTTGCCGCATGGGCCAGCGCCGCCAtcgtcctccacaagctcgcctCGTCCCCCGACTGGCACACCGTCGACGTCATCTCGAGGACGCCCGGCGTGTGCAGCGCACTCGTCGGCCTCGTCAGGAAACCCATGTCCCCGCAGGCCAACAAGGCCGCGCTCGTCACGGCCTACTACCTCGTCTTCGGCAGCAACCGCGCGGCCGCCCGCTTCGCCGAGCTAGGGCAGTGCTCGTCGTTGTGGAGCTCGTCCTGGACGTTGACAAGAGGACGAGCGAGAAGGCACTGGCCGTGCTGGACGGCGTCCTGTGCTGACACCGGCCTTGAGTCCGTGCGTGCGCACGCGCTGGTCGTGCCGTGCTGGTCAAGAAGATGTTGCGTCTCTGCGCTCTGGCGCCTCTGCCGTGCCGCGGACACTGGCGCCGGCGCGTGCTGCGATGAGGCGCTGCGTGTGGGCACCTTCAAGAAGCTGCTCCAGGTGGGCTGCGGCGGCGTGACCAAAGATCGGGCCAACGAGCTGCTCAATGGTTTCAGGGGCAGCGTAGAGTGCATCAAGACGGTGGACTTCAGGGGGCTCAAGAGGCCATTTTGATCGGTGTGAGTGATGAAGTTTTAGCttctgctttcacccttgtttCGATTGTATTGGGAGCTAGATTGGATGTGTGGATAAAACATACACCAGGATGACTAGATTTTTTTTACCCCATAACTGAATACTCGTACACAGAATGATCAGCACAAAAGAGAACTGAACATTGTCATGTTTATTTATCTTCATAGTTTGAAAGTTATTTCGGGTTATTTACGATTTTGAAGTGATCCACACATTACAGAATTCCATCAAGAGTTGAGAAACATAAGTCTATTTTTGTGGTCATCATGATGTTGATAAACTCCTATATTCCTCTTTCTCTGAGTAGTATGCTCCAATTTTGGGGTCATCATGCGTATTGCAGCTTGAATCATGTTCAGTTCCTCTCTCTACACGTTTGGAAGTCAATCATGCATAGCAAGATAGAAAATCTATTTTTAATTAAGATGTCCATAAAAAACATTTACTTGTGAATATTTGAATAACGGAGCAAGATATGTAACCTTGCCTTCTCCCTGAAGAAATGATTCCCGTTGTGAATTAGGTCAATCTCGAACACCATATTTACTATTTAGTAGACCAACAACATGCTCTTATCATATTTGTGTATCCTTACTATTTTTCTTATTAAAGAAAGGATACAAGTATGATGGTGGAGAGCTTAGAATCTATTATGTGTGCACGTATTCCTCCAGTGTTGCGCTCACTCTTTTTCCATAGAGGCTCAACCAGGAGAAGCACCTGGGCCTATCACTCATGGACATACTTGTTCATGCATCTCAGAGGTAACACTCACCCTGCTTCAACAAAGTGATCATACTAGGGCGTTGGAGCATTCATAATCATGAAAATGTCTTCATATTTGATGGAGACATATTAGTTCAATGTTCGAAGTTACATTGGTTATACACGTGGCTACCCCATTCGAGATATACAAGGGGAGTTGATGATTGTATGTCCCTTTGTTGGTATGTCGTCGTCGCAACTCACTATTTCTCTAGACACATGTGCACCATTTCATATATCTTCTAATGTTTTGAAGAAGTGACCAAGCGATAGTTAGGGCAAAATGACTAACATTTGAATTGACGACAATGATAAAGCAAAGATGGATGAATTCTATGGATGTGGAGAGGAGGAACGACCGGGAGAAAGCCGCTTTTTCTAGATGCAAGGAAGGTCGTGGAAGAGATGATGGCATAGGAAGCTAAGGACACACTTCTAATTTGTAAAATATACATCAGGGGTCTCTCTTACTCACGTTAAAAAGAGACGTGATAGAGAAAGCAACGGGAGAAAGAATTGCTAGTCGCTATTATATCGATCAATATCCGTCATGTTTGACATGCACTTCTGAATTAGAACAATGATCGATGTATACATTTTTTTAAGtctcgtggcaacgcacgggcattcaacTAGTACTACGTACTGCGAGGATGATGGGACATGGCTCGATACGGCGTACGTACAGCGACGAGATACGTACTCACTACTAGAAGGCGGATCGGGCATTGAATGCGCCAGCTGAAAAGAGCGGCGGGCGAGAAGAACAGGCCGCTTGCCCTCTTGTTTGACGGACGCGACACGTACGGGAAGAAGGCGGGAATAATTTCTAACCGTTTGttttgctcagctgcttgcacgGTCGAGGCAGCGCAGCAAAGGCTGGCCGTATACCCTGCTCTGCCTTCGTGGTCTGCCTGGCACCGATCTTCAGAGTCGTGGTAAGAAAATTCTCTGCTCACTCAAGATTCTTGGTTGTAAGtacttctcgcaaaaaaaaaagattatTGGTTGTACTATATGCTACTccctccccgcaaaaaaaagtacTAGAAC encodes the following:
- the LOC123105110 gene encoding probable protein phosphatase 2C 34 is translated as MLRAVARCCGHWPPGAAAADGMLWQTELRPHAAGEFSMAAAQANLVMEDQAQVLASPSATLVGVYDGHGGPDASRFLRSALFPHVQRFAREQGGVTAEAIRRAFGAAEEDFLHEVRQAWPKRPRMAAVGSCCLLGAIAGDTLYVANLGDSRAVLGRRVVGGGVAVAERLSTDHNVASEEVRMEVSSHNPDDAQIVVHTRGAWRIKGIIQVSRSIGDVYLKKPEYSLDPLFRQIGPVIALKRPALSAEPQIHVRKLKPNDQFIIFASDGLWEHLSDDDAVQIVFKNPRTGIANRLVRSALKEATKKREISVHDLRTIERGVRRHFHDDISVVVVYLDRHRGRRQTRVVDSSSNCTSAPVDIYSSSSSIQSVQPRQAYRDSG